TTGAAGTACCGTTGGCGAATTTTCAGTATTATCTGAACGCGATACGATCGATCAAATTTTAAGAAGCGCTGATTCCCTATACTCGGTCGGTGTTGCACCTGTCATCTTTTTGAAGAACCGCGCGAAATAGAATTGATCGGCAAAGCCGAAACGCTCGCTCACGGCGGCTATAGTCTCATCGGAACGGGCGAGGCGGTCCTTGATGGCATTCACTTTTTCCTGAAGGTAATACTGCTTCGGCGGCATGCCGATGGCCTCTGTGAATTTCGCACAGAATCGTTTTGCGCTCAAGCCGTATTCGGAAGCTATCGCCTCGAGCTTGAAATCAGCGGCAAGCACCTCATGTACATAACGGAAGAAGCGCTCATACACGGCGAATCGCTCCTGCTTCGACCGCAGGGAATCAGCAAGCGACGCGTGAAAAAGTGAAACAACCTCGGCAAGTACGCCCTTCGCAAGCAGTACATCCCCTGACTGTGCGGCGGCGATCCACTGCTTCCGGCGGTTCTTCGGGAATGCTGCGTGTCGCGGCTCTTCCCCGCGAAATATCTCCGAAGAGTGATAGAGCGCCCGGAATTGGAAAAAGATCTTTTCCATCGGGGAATCCTGCGTTGCGGTAAGTTCACCCCCCGACGGGAAAAAATATACCCCGGGGACGAGCAGGAACCGTTTTTTATTATATACGACCGTCCCCTTTCCGGAGAGAACGATATTAAGCTCATTGTACGGCATCTCGCTTGTCACATTCCTGAACGGAGCCGAAAGAACGACATGCCCGAAACTCCGCATCTCGAATACAACAGAATTGAGGACATTATTCACGAACGAGCTCATACCAATACGCCGAATGGAGGGGTAGATGGTGGCCGGGGGGTCGACGTCCGAGGCGGTATACGAATACACCGTATGCATGGATGCAGTATATATCACCCATGCCGCTGCGGCAATGCCGGGAAAAAGTGCATAGCAGCAGGATATTCGTCCATTTCCCGGTGTGCGATGCTGCGCTATTATATTGAAAGAGGATTCATGAACATGAACACACTGTGGAAAACGAATTGGCCGGAAACGAAGAAGCGTTACATCGATTGGTGGGCGCAGAAAGGGCCCATTGTATCATGCTATGGCCCGGCGAACACATGCCCGCCGCGTGACGGCATCACGCCCGCGCCGGATGCTGTAAGCGTCGATGAAAAATTCACCGACCCGTCATGGGCGGCACAGCATAGACGCTATACTCTTTCACAGCGCTGCTTTATCGGCGACGGGCTCCCCTCGATGGTCGGCGACAATTACATGCATCTCCTCTCGCATTCCCTCGGCGCCACACCGCTCTTCGAGGAGAACACCACGTGGACCACACCATGCATCGATGATCCAGATACACATCCACCGCTTCGATTCTCCCCGGAGAACCGCTGGTGGAGGAATTATGAAGCGGTCGCGCGCCGCGAAGTCGAGATAAGCGGCGGAAATTATTATGCAGGCCTGCCGCTTTTCATGAATGACATCGATGCGCTGTTCGATCTCCGCGGCGAACCGCT
The DNA window shown above is from Spirochaetota bacterium and carries:
- a CDS encoding AraC family transcriptional regulator, whose product is MSSFVNNVLNSVVFEMRSFGHVVLSAPFRNVTSEMPYNELNIVLSGKGTVVYNKKRFLLVPGVYFFPSGGELTATQDSPMEKIFFQFRALYHSSEIFRGEEPRHAAFPKNRRKQWIAAAQSGDVLLAKGVLAEVVSLFHASLADSLRSKQERFAVYERFFRYVHEVLAADFKLEAIASEYGLSAKRFCAKFTEAIGMPPKQYYLQEKVNAIKDRLARSDETIAAVSERFGFADQFYFARFFKKMTGATPTEYRESALLKI